One Brachyhypopomus gauderio isolate BG-103 chromosome 15, BGAUD_0.2, whole genome shotgun sequence genomic region harbors:
- the sav1 gene encoding protein salvador homolog 1: protein MLSRKKSKNEASKPAEVQGKYVKKETSPLLRNLMPPFIRHGPTIPRRVEVPLPDSSAVPSGGVYPVGTGPEAAGRKSFLRNAVPRSQHEVSRRDAHRLSAPPYLPRSLSDLHDYSSSSPPFIGDGGTVTENGDAGQYFYSTETYYDNHPRRTRRPDHFHEDYRYYEQSELNYPRAPAQTPQPHGRPPAAIGRMQAKSLGNLTTLSGDEAALPPGWTVDWTIRGRKYYIDHNTNTTHWSHPLEREGLPPGWEKVESAEFGVYYVDHINKRAQYRHPCAPSVPRYDQPPPLPPPITYQPRPPEPNQPVLVPANPYHTAEIPDWLQVYARAPLKYDHILKWELFQLMDLDTYQGMLKLLFMKELERIVKSYEAYRQALLSELDVRKQRQQWYAQQPSKSFPQNM, encoded by the exons ATGCTCTCGAGAAAGAAAAGTAAGAACGAGGCGTCCAAACCAGCTGAGGTCCAAGGGAAGTATGTGAAGAAGGAGACTTCCCCACTGCTGAGGA ATCTCATGCCCCCGTTCATCCGTCACGGCCCGACGATTCCTAGGCGGGTGGAGGTACCATTGCCTGACTCCTCTGCAGTGCCCAGTGGGGGCGTGTACCCAGTAGGGACGGGGCCCGAGGCGGCGGGACGAAAGAGCTTCCTACGGAACGCTGTGCCTAGATCGCAGCATGAGGTCTCGCGTCGAGACGCGCATCGCCTGTCTGCTCCACCTTACCTTCCTCGATCACTCTCTGACCTTCATGATTACTCCTCATCCTCACCTCCCTTCATTGGTGACGGAGGTACAGTAACGGAGAATGGCGATGCGGGCCAGTACTTCTATTCCACTGAGACCTACTATGATAATCATCCCCGGCGCACACGCAGGCCAGATCACTTCCACGAGGACTACAGATACTATGAGCAAAGTGAACTCAACTACCCACGAGCCCCTGCACAGACACCCCAGCCCCATGGCAGGCCCCCTGCAG cCATTGGACGTATGCAGGCAAAGTCACTGGGTAATCTCACAACCTTGAGTGGAGACGAGGCGGCTCTTCCTCCAGGCTGGACAGTTGATTGGACAATTCGAGGCAGGAAGTATTACATCGatcacaacacaaacaccactcacTGGAGCCATCCACTAGAGAGGGAAGGGCTTCCACCTGGATGGGAGAAAGTGGAATCAGCAGAGTTTGGAGTTTATTATGTTGACCACATCAACAAACGTGCTCAATATAGGCACCCATGTGCTCCaag TGTTCCACGGTATGACCagcctccacctctcccaccaCCAATCACGTatcagccccgcccccctgagCCAAACCAGCCAGTGCTGGTGCCAGCAAACCCTTACCACACAGCTGAGATCCCAGATTGGCTGCAGGTCTATGCCAGAGCACCCTTAAA GTACGACCACATCCTGAAGTGGGAGCTGTTCCAGCTGATGGATCTGGACACGTATCAGGGCATGCTGAAGCTGCTGTTCATGAAGGAACTGGAGCGCATTGTCAAGTCGTACGAGGCGTACCGCCAAGCGCTGCTCTCCGAACTCGACGTGCGCAAACAGCGGCAGCAGTGGTACGCCCAACAGCCCAGCAAGAGCTTCCCGCAGAACATGTGA